A single region of the Legionella oakridgensis ATCC 33761 = DSM 21215 genome encodes:
- a CDS encoding phosphotransferase family protein: protein MTFKQHWEKTNQQFQPSVNTIATMIKLAFPAEKLSSFKIISGGCANLNIQIQLASRHKPPFILRIYLRDKEAAYREQKLGLLLKHTIPIPQIYFIGHDENYLFAIAEYLPGITLRDLLLTHRSYDLSAIMVATGNLLAEIQSHQFSAAGFFDKELNVIQPTSQHGYMEFAQQCLRNTMVMETLGPEILTTISHYLERFNLFFPDEGETHLVHGDYDPANILVAKTNNEWQVSGILDWEFSFAGSPLFDVANMLRYAHHMPKEFEDSFLQGLTSKYRLPEHWRTTIHLLNLMSLLDCLARCPKGERPNQCKDIRLLIEHIMNRVTP from the coding sequence TTAATACGATTGCAACGATGATCAAATTGGCTTTTCCTGCTGAAAAACTTTCATCTTTTAAAATCATTTCTGGGGGTTGTGCCAATTTGAACATTCAAATTCAGTTAGCCTCCAGGCACAAGCCTCCTTTTATTTTGCGTATTTACTTACGTGACAAAGAAGCAGCCTATCGTGAACAAAAGCTGGGGTTACTTTTAAAACATACCATTCCTATCCCCCAGATTTATTTTATCGGCCATGATGAAAATTATCTGTTTGCAATAGCCGAATATCTTCCAGGTATAACTTTAAGAGACTTGCTGTTAACCCATCGGTCTTATGACTTAAGTGCCATCATGGTTGCCACAGGAAACCTGCTTGCTGAAATTCAATCTCATCAATTTTCAGCAGCCGGCTTTTTTGATAAAGAATTAAATGTTATTCAACCGACATCACAACATGGTTATATGGAATTTGCCCAACAATGTTTAAGGAATACCATGGTTATGGAAACATTAGGCCCTGAAATTCTAACCACCATCAGCCATTATCTCGAACGCTTCAACTTATTCTTTCCCGATGAAGGCGAGACACATTTGGTTCATGGCGACTACGATCCTGCCAATATTCTGGTTGCCAAAACCAACAACGAATGGCAAGTCTCCGGGATTTTAGATTGGGAATTTTCATTTGCCGGCTCCCCGCTTTTTGACGTCGCTAACATGCTGCGTTATGCCCACCACATGCCTAAAGAATTTGAAGATTCCTTTCTTCAGGGATTAACATCAAAATACAGGTTACCTGAACATTGGCGTACCACCATTCACCTGCTTAACTTGATGTCGCTACTGGATTGCCTTGCACGCTGCCCCAAAGGAGAACGTCCCAATCAATGCAAGGATATTCGTTTATTAATTGAACATATTATGAACCGAGTTACACCATAA
- a CDS encoding pyridoxine 5'-phosphate oxidase C-terminal domain-containing protein, with the protein MNEFYCGFRIKPLRMVFYAYRTDELSDVVEYTYVSEGWHKRLLSP; encoded by the coding sequence ATGAATGAATTTTACTGCGGTTTTAGAATAAAGCCTTTGAGGATGGTGTTTTATGCCTATCGTACCGATGAATTATCGGATGTTGTTGAGTATACTTATGTTTCAGAGGGATGGCATAAACGGCTATTATCACCGTAA
- a CDS encoding pyridoxamine 5'-phosphate oxidase family protein — MTKPVELLNQWLQDERDAGAPNPQQAVLCTATKGAVPHSRVVAIREINPEGLLFFTQKGTRKVTELSQNPVASMTFWFELLQRQVMIEGTVKALGSAKNQYYWRSYPREAQVRFYSYAPTSAEPIASKQILEEKRSNGTCSMAEFHYP, encoded by the coding sequence ATGACAAAACCTGTTGAACTTTTAAATCAATGGCTTCAAGACGAGCGTGATGCTGGGGCACCTAATCCACAACAAGCTGTTCTGTGCACGGCGACCAAGGGAGCTGTTCCTCACAGCAGGGTGGTGGCTATCCGTGAAATTAATCCTGAAGGATTGCTATTTTTCACTCAAAAAGGAACGAGGAAGGTGACTGAGTTGAGCCAAAACCCAGTTGCTTCAATGACTTTCTGGTTTGAGTTATTACAACGACAAGTCATGATTGAAGGGACGGTTAAGGCACTGGGTAGTGCTAAAAATCAATATTATTGGCGAAGTTATCCTCGAGAAGCACAAGTCAGATTTTATAGTTACGCCCCCACTTCTGCTGAGCCCATTGCTAGTAAGCAAATACTCGAGGAAAAAAGAAGCAATGGGACGTGCAGTATGGCGGAGTTTCATTACCCATGA